The DNA sequence tagattatgttgagctatgacctcttcattccttgtagtctgcctaggaggagtctgatcaacaacattttggcttgctgatgaagtttgacctttggattcatccaatgtgagctttgacatcttatccaaagtttcttcaagagatggagtggattcagtagctttatctccttctgaagttgtggcagttgacttgtcagcttgctgatttccagtttccttcactgtcagcttgctgctagtacctgtacctgcacattcttcctcatcccttgcaagatcatcagtagactcttgaaatgaaacatcaatagactcttcaacagtatgtttagcaagattatatactctataagcacgacttgttgaagaatagcccaaaaatatagcttcataagatttagaatcgaatttaccatccctatcaatggttttgagtacgaagcacttagatccaaaaaccttgaaatagctgatatcaggcttctttttccttagcaattcataaggagtcttgttgagaattggccttataagcactctgttaagaacatagcttgctgtgttgacagcttctgcccaaaagcttcttggcagcttgctctcctgcagcaatgtcctagctgtttcttgtaaggacctgttcttacgctctacaactccattttgctgaggtgtacgaggtgctgagaactcatgtgagattcctctttcttcacaataagttatgaagtctttttgaaattccccaccatgatcacttcgaatacctacaagtcttgtatctagtttgttctcaagcaacttgattagtttatcaaattcactaaaagcacaatctttagtacgcaagaataatacccaagtgaatctagaataatcatcaacaatagcaaaggcatattgtttacctccaatactcttataagcttcgggaccaaaaagatccaagtgaagaagctctaaaggtttagaagtagataccattttctttgccttatgtggagtccttgtttgctttcccaatgtctccatcttgacatacttaagctttggtagtcctcgaacaagcttctttgctgacagcttgttgagatgatccatatgtgcatgtccaagccttctatgccaaatttctggattattatccacagctgctaaacaaacacctgcctcctgttcttcaaagttcaaaacatatatatttccttctcgttttgcaactagaggagttttgttagcaccaacaagtatagtacatttatccttaccaaagttaacaatatgaccatcatcaaataactgacttatactaagcaagttataagtaagacctttaacatattgcaccttgttaatagaaatgatactattacctatagttcctttgccaagaataggaagagttttgctatcaccaattgtgacacgtccacccttcttcatcttcaagcttagaaactgagatttgtctccactcatgtgcctagtgcatccactatccaatatctattgatttggctttactttagacacgagacaaacctacaaaacaaacacaagacactcaacgttttggtactcatattttgttgggtccagcagtgttagatgataaaacatatagaacattgagatcagatttcttgatccacatttggaccactttagaactcttcttccatgttctgctggtcttgtcagcatactgtcttggagctgtcttctgtctgtttctgttgtcagcatactgtctgtgagctgacttcctctTCCAGCTTGCTGgttgagtattcttcattggacaattattagcaagatggcccttctttccacacttgtgacaagtcacccaaggcatggcataattgtatggaatgccatttttcccttcatatttcattgaagatgtggatgtagaagctgcaccaatgcctcctttatcatgagaacctttagcttgtttcatcatagatttgagactttcttctccttgaacaaactttcccatggctttctgaagatctttgacttcttgctccaatgatttgatcttttcagcttgaatagagatttcggctaagctttgggttttgcttaactcgaatgcctccaagcttgcatccttagctttaagatctgctctcagcgagctgagttccttcatgagtgtatcattccttctttggatttgcatgttgttcccttccagttgtgagatctgttccttgagggtagcaatgattccactactagctttggcactcttttcattcaagaaatcacctatgactttcttcaaatgaacattttctttctcgagctcataattctcattcttcagatcaatgagttccattattgataaaaaactcttatcctgcatggttagttcacaagtagttgtatcaatagtatgtaattcagaattaatagagtttacctcactgttagtgtccgtatctgaatccgttgtatcaattgagccatcgagaccaacaagagccaagttcaccaactcatcactagaatcatcagaagctgactcatcttcatcatcactccaagttagaagtgccttggatttctttttattcttgtaatcagcttgctgtctaggcggctttgacttgtttttcagcttgtagcaatcccttttgaaatgccctttcttgccacattcaaaacatgcatcatcctttggatatttctttgcaccaaaagctttgcccttttctcgcttcattttgtttttcttttcaatcattctcttgattttcctggacataagagctagatcctcatctgattctgtttcctcatctgtttccagcttgctgacagaggagtgcagtgcaagattcttcattttctctgttggcagcttgctgctttttgagctgttagcttcaatcttagcttcaaactgttccaactcagcaaatatagctaggtgatccatagtatcaatgttgagagctgactccaatgctgtaaccttggcaccatattcgaatggagttgcattaagaatattcatgttgatttttccgattgaggaatctttttgccaagtctttcaaggctgttaagagtgacttggaatctagcttggctttcacgaatggattctcccttcttgatagcgaagcttccaaattctttcatgagctttccgagcttgaccttctttagaccttgtgagccttcatgatatgtctccaatgcatcccaaatttccttagctgttttgagagaagagaccttgtcatattcagcttgattcagcccattgataagtgtactccttgcttttctgttggcagcaacctttgatagctcgtccgctgtgagaacatcaacgtccttgactttgccatctttatcaagatattcataaggacctctttgcacaactttttgcattaggggatctctggatagatgagcctccatttggcctttccaccaattgtagttgtcagaacccgtgaggagaggagctctaaaatcggattttccctgaaagttatcagccatatcgatcgatactattcctgttacagaagtattagtacaaacacagctctgataccaattgaaattacacacctagagggggggtgaataggtgttatggctaatatgaccgatttttaattgttaccgaatagttatactgtcacagacagcttgctgttaattatcagagtaaacagtcagctagctaacaatacAGATataatgcaaaacagatataatcagtaagctagcaacacagagaattttagccaggttcgacccctaaccctaatggtctacgtcctggtcccctaccaactggtaagagattatattattaatcaataatgttaacaattacaatgattcaataatataactccctttaacccttgttcctgttatcagcttgctgaaacccctgaaccacgaaccaaaagttctccaagacctatacttcccaagtatactcttctagctaactagtccccttgttcccttgtttcacaagctggatacacagcaacaaacctttacactttgaacaatacaatgtatgagtgtaatacaaccgaaactatgaactcaatatagatatatattcaaatataagtactagagctcaagtaaagattttgcaatgaaagtgtgttgtatttcagaagcttgaagtgtgttcttgttttttaaaacggcaaccacactcaagtttatatacacaaagatccaacggtcaatttgctaacaaattcaaacgttcttgttccaactGAACTCACGCataatttgttctcaatttgaacgtttaatcttgtgaagtttactgagtaaaaagcgtcAAAACATTGTGAATatatctcagtaaaacgtttatataaaaaaaataatttgaaataggataGGAGTTGTTTTGGATAAGATCGAATAAgagataaaaactcctataagttaggaaatcgtttttgtttgaaatactgatttaaaactgagctctaatatttatataagtcatatataaatattaaagtctttacaaatcgattcctaataaatctccttgcttttcgactttgatccttatccatttgttaatCTGTTaacgctgtgagcttgctgatagaacctgtaagcttgctgacagttgaacataatacTGAAACTTAGCAAACTGTTAGTACATGTAAATatctttgatagctcgctaacaagcaccagtttcatgctattagcttgctggcagtgtgatcatcaaaaccttgagagtatcagcTTTGACTGGTGGTTGTGACGATTTCTCGAGCAGGTCGTAAGCACATCCCTTTAAGCATGGTTTCGCCATCCTCAGTTAGAACTGGTGAGCAAAATGACCATTACTGTTGTGTTTCCATACAACACATTGAATGATTATTTTTTGGTGTTGTCAGGCCAACGGAGACGTTGTTCACAGACCCATCCTTCTCCTGCGCATGACAGACATACTCCTGTAAATTAAACTCCTGGACTTATTGTATCTCTTTATCAACAATTTCACCAAAAAGACTATGACTTGTATcgagaatttgagatttatgTAAGTTGAACTTGCATCATTGTTGATACAACAAAAGGTATTGCGTATGTTTTGCATGATTGCTTGATGTAATTTAGTAATTAGCACATATGAATCGTTTTTATATTAGAAACTTTTTcaataccaaaatgataacacataaaataaaattttaatattcatattatgtaattttttaccatTCCACAACAAAAACAAGTAATGTTCAACTTGATTAGAATGTTTAATAGCAAAATAATAACactgaaaaaaattaatgatcatgttatgtaattttttaccgtttaATAACATACATAAGTCATATTCACCTTGATCAGAATGTTcaataccaaaatgataacacaaaaaacaaaattttaatattcagattatttaatttttactgTTGCACAACATTATCTATAATACTAGTAGTTTGAtgttttttctcaaaatctaatatttttatttactcagGAAAAATTAGTACAAGACTAGTTATTATACTCCTTTTtcacttagaaaattagtgCATCATTAAttacttttacataattttatgaagatcaatttaaatatatacattacgtgagaatataaaattaagaacaaaaaaTTAAGAGGGGTCAACTGACCTCTCTTTCCCATATCAAGATCCAACACTGTACCACCGCCTCGCCTCCTAGCAAAATGATGTGGGGTCCATCAAAATCCTAAATGAAAAGATTGAAACAAAATTTGAGGAAGGATCAATTGACAAAATCAGATTGCTCTTCTCTTTACTTGTTTACATCTTTTGGTTCTTGTGAAGCTGGTTATGTTTTGTTTAAGATTACTCATCAAAATCATAGTAATACTGATTTTCGATAATGACGACGAGTTAAAATCCACATCCTTGACagctcttcttgtttttttatcCTCGTGATAATTCTAGTAATTATTGTTCACTAGTACCCATGGTAAGATATCTTTACTTTGTTGGAGAAAAAGCGTCTAATCACTAATgtttataaaattgcaaaatctGACATTGAGAACCTAACTCCTGATGAAAATAACCTAGGATCTAAGTATTTGAACCCGTTGAGTAGCCCcatgatttatgaaaatatatgaaCCCTTTGTTTTGTCCATTTAAAATGTATTCTCCGTCCACAAATTTATGGACTGAATTGGAATATAGACATACCGGTTCCTATGGCGCTGTTAAATCACATGTCGTTTTGGATGACAATATCTACTTTGCCACCGAACCTCTTGATGACGGTGACTATGTTGAAAACGTCTTTTCTTATAGTCTAAGTCATGGGTTTTGGAAGGTTTTGAGTACTTCTCCTGTTAATGCTTCCTTCTTTGTTCTCCATCTTGCTTTCGAATCCCCTGTCTTCCCTATTGGTGACCTGCTTTTCGGGGAATTTTCGTTTTACGATACTTCTTTGTACTCCATGAACTACACTGTGGCTGCATCTCCCTACTAACTCCTAAGGATCCTGATGCAGAGTCCTTTATGCGACCAACATTGGCTCCTGAACAAAAAACCTGCCTGGAATCCTCTCATAACCACCACTACTTTGATCATCACTACGACGCCTTACACTACTTAACTTTGTGAAGGTAAAAAGGTATTGTGATTTGTCTTTTACGGGTACCATCGTGCATCAGGGGACACCACAACGCTCTTCAACTTTTCTAAGATCCCCGGTGATACCGGCAAAGATCCCAAAGAAGCAATGAATGCTCCTTACACTTGTTTTTATGCAAAACAAGTGGTTTCAGGCTCTGTAGTAAAGAGTTACATCAAGTCAGAGTTCATGCACAACAAACTCTTCCGGATATCAACTAACAAGCTTTTTGTTTATCCTCATTACTTGTTTTTCTTACTAGCGTTTTACTAGTTGTTCAGAGGCCGGTCAGGATTTGTCAAACACTTGTGATTGCTATTGCTAAATGACCTCTTGATCATGTTTCCTTGTCTTTATCAGCAACCTACTTGCCAACTTTTGTATGATGGATGTATGATATGGACCTTTCTTCGTTATGTTTTGATTAATGCAGTGTGTATTAGCATCATTCTTGTCTTGTCATACGCCGCGGGTTTGTAtcacaaaatattttaattaggttTTCATGTCTATGATTTCAACCAGTTTGATCTATTTCGTATGTTGAGAATAAAATGTTGATCTTTCATCCTGTTGCCTTCTAATGTCGTTTTGTAACCTAATTTTTCGTGACATCTTGTAACTCTTTAGAGCTGTTATGTAACTTAATTTTTGTTGTGCCATTCTGGTGTGTTGTGCTTTACTAGGCGAGTCACAATCAATCTATTTgcttatatatacaattatgcaCACTTTTTGATTGCTTCTACCAGAacaattattgtttttttcttttgattatTAGTATATCCTAATGTAATGTTCTGTCatactagttttttttttaaatctgttCTTTCTTCCttcgtttcttttttttttagacTTCTTTCCCTCTCTTCCAAGTGTTGGTAAGAATTATGCACATCAGATGTGCTCGAAGTTCAAGTTCAAAATTTATTGGTGAACTTTGTAGTATAATATTTTGGGGATTTGCTgtgttataaatttatttttggttACTTTTAGTGTTCTAGCAATtattaatatacttatataaagaagaagaCGAGGGCATTTATGTGGCGCCTCTAAGACCGTCCCGTTCAGTTTTTTgagttttctcattttttttaaataataagtattaaaaattataattacctTATATTCTTCATTCAGATAAATACTAATTAGTCAACTCATAATTATGCCAACAATAGcttccttgaaaaaaaaaaaatctccctACAACTTTTCTACAATATTTTCCTAGAATTACGTTTCAAGTCAAATATAGCCAACTCATAATTTTGTCAACATTAGCTtcctaaaataaaatacatgttttcatttacaaattataaaaattaatgctaaccatataaaaaattatatgcaaAGTTTAATTAAGAATTTTAAGACATCAAGATTAAGAATTTTAAGACAACAAATTAGGAAAAGTTTAATTATGGAATGGATTAATACAAAAACTAACCTCAGCTAAATCATGGAAGAATATTTAAGTAAAAATGCGGTTATACATATTTAAATGATCAAATTTGGGCAATTGGGGTGCAATTTAAAACTAATACAATATGCTATGCAAACAAATGTTCTTATACATGGAAACAACATAATTGTTTAAGAAATCATTGACCGAATCAATCAATAACTAATTGAAAGGCACAAATCACCTGATCATAACATGGTAGTTATAAGCATGATATAATGAAAAATACTGATATTACTAACAagaaaatgaaagaattatAACGAAAAAGATGATAGAGAGAAATGAAtccaaacaaaattaaacatTGCCCTATCAGATGATCTGAAATCATGCAGATGAAACAACACCTTCCTTTAACATACCAAACACTCTACAGCACAATAACATAGCACAAGAATTTAAAAACCAAACATTAGTTCCCAAGAATACAAAAATACATATCAAGATTTTGTCCGCACATACAATAAGCGAATTTTCAAGAGTGTAAATACTAAACAAATttattgaagtttaaaacatataatcacatgaTATTAATCTGTTAAAATTCGATACCCTCTATAGATAAGAAAAGGAGAGGAGATGGAGGATGAAGGGAAAAGAAAGGCACTGAATGTGGGAATAGTAAGATCGAAgactattaaataaaattcaagaaaGATGAGAATTACCTTACATTTGtgcttaatttttaaatttactgTTTTGAAACAAAGGATAGAAGAAGAATCTTTAAGAACATTACGTACAAGTTTTTcttgattatttaatttttacaaaaacattcttgttaaaattttgttttgcgATCATGTTCCCTCTTTTTAACAGGTGTAGAAGTTTTCATTGAATTATATGTATTGGGATGACTTATTTATatcataatttcataaattatttcatttttttattttaaataaaatttaatgcttaaaatttaatttttaatgacaattttcagaaataaattatgaatacatatatttatatttttttataaaatacgtgacaaatattaaaagaaaaatgtgTATACAAATGAAGGGGGCAAATGTAtatcttttttcatattttataaaaagaaaaagagaacaaaataaattatttatttcatattagCTCGGCCCAGTCTTGTTAGAGTGGCCCAAGACGTGTTTGTAGAGGAGGCCCAACATGAGTGTAAGTAATAGTTTTTTTCATGAAGTTCAGTGAAAATATTAGTTAAACTAAacaacttagagcatctccaactatTAGAAACCCTTAGCAGCTAATAGTCTAGATGGATTatcgaaattaaaatttataaccaATATCCACAAAAATATCACTCCAACCATAGCAAGCTCTtgtgtataattatagccatccccttatggatgactatatttgtcgaagcactacagatctgtagtgaatTCCGCGTCATTTtccgcaatttattttcctacTTCCcgctaattaaatattatttattaccatattaaactgatatattctatttataacaatataagtattaataacatactatttttaaattatgaccaaccaatatagccaataacattgaagcacaatgtcttacaagttcagcaaattttacataatatcttaccggtccaatttagccaacgattatagtcgACATCATTTGAAATACTCTTATAAACAGTAATTAAAAGCAATTAACTTCCAGCACTATCTTCCCTCCAAAACAATGATTTAAGCCTAATCTCGTATTACCCCAGCCTAAAACACAATCAAGAATACCACTAAGAATACACGCCACGTGTCTTTCACTTTCCAAAACTACCCCTCAACACAACCATATTTACAACCCCACCAAGACTCAGGGCTTTAGACACAAAACCCCGGAAAATAGtaaaatacacacacaaaagACACCAACACCTGAGCTATCACTTGCTACATTTCAAATTTttcagaaatttaaaatttaaaagtcgAAAAAAATGGGCAAGGGACCTGGTATTTACAGTGACATTGGCAAGAAAGCAAGAGGTtgtgtatataaatttatgGCTGTgactgtgtgtgtatatatatactttttttatcgTAGGAAACCGCAGCAGCTATCTTCGGATGCACTTGTTCTTTTACATTTCGAgctgtgatttttttttaattttttggtacAGATCTTTTGTACAAGGATTATCAAAGTGGCCTCAAGTTGTCAATTGCTACTCACTCGATTAATGGATCTGTacgttttttatttttgctttGTTTACATCTCTTTATGTTGTTTTATATGCTGCATTGATGCTTTTTATCTGTTCAGTTATGAGGGTTTCGAAAGTATTTAATCTGAATTTGTGGATGTGTTGTGCTTAGTTTCGCATTcgatatttttgcaatttttaaaGTAAATCAGGATTGAGCATTGGCCTGATAAAATGTTGCTCTCTTTTTATAAGTCATTTCCCCTTGTTGTCGAAATCTCGAATGATACGGAGATGTTGTAAATATTAACTTAGTGCTATCTTTACGGTTTATACTGGGTATGTTTTCGAATAATAAATGTTGAATAATAAATCTTGGTCAATTAAGCAAGAGGAGGAGCCATTGTTAGCTGATGTTGGTACACAGGTTTTGTTAATCTGTCTTGAGTAGCCAGTATCTAGAATTTtaatgtttgtttttgtttttgttttttgtttttttattattcttcTGTATTTTTTTAGCGGAGATTGCTGCCATATGTATAGCCTAGAAATATATTGTGTAGCCATCCGGTGATATTGTGCTTAGTTATGGACTCCACATTGTGTGCATAAGAATTCTATTCTACTCTTTTCATAATTTGGTGGTTTATTATGTGGCGTGTAATCTAAAATGAATacgtattatattatatatgattcgaATACAATGGTGGATGATCATTTCGGTTCAGTTCAAGTGAAGCAATACTAATTTGAATCCTGCTTGATGGTTCATACTACAGGACCTCAGTTTTGTGTAGATAATGTGCCTACCTTTTTATTCACAACACTTTCTTTATTCCGTTGATATTATTTCCTAGGAAGTCTTCTAATAAACCTAAATGTGCAAATTCTGTTACATCAGTCCGTTGATTTATATGTTCTGTTTGTAAGTGTTCCATTTTATATCGTTATTGTGGTCTTGTATTGTATCGTTTTATTTTACCATTGTCTTGGTGTTTAATTTGGTTTGATGGGTTAATTAGCTTATCAGTATCTTTTCCAGGTTGTGAAATTGGTTAGTACTGtgctttgttttgttttaatctacttggtatattttttttttttttttttggccacGATCTACTTGGTATATTTAATTAAGCCTTGTGAATGACACCAGATGTTGGAAACCATTACTGGTGATGAAGCTGCTCCCTGTTTGATGATGATAAGCTACAGAATTCCAGACATAAGATCAACTGTTAAGGTCAGAATTTGATTTGTGAAGTGTGCAGTTTCCGCATGTAGTTAAGTCACttctttcttcatgtattaGTATACTCTGTTTCTCATGAAGAGTAACCTGTGTCTTAACACCACGTATGTACAGCTTGGAGTCCAATGCTTGCATGACTATGCTGGGTTCAACACTAGTGTCGGGTTGACTGCAGACCCGATTGCTAACTTCTCCGGGGTGATTGGAAATAGTGTTGCTGCACTTGGGACTGATGTCTCCATTGACACCAAAACTGGGAATTTCTTGAAGTATAACGCTGGGCTTAGCTTGACTGATGCTGATCTAATTGCTTCCTTGGCTGTGTAAGTATATCAGCATTATTTCTGTAGTGGCTAGTTCTTCTTTTAATTGcctgtgattttttttttttgattagtATTATCACATCAAGAGTGTGATCATCGTAAGTGGGCAAACCTTGCTACTTACTGTCTTGTTTCATTTGCACCGCTGCTATGCACCTATATCTTACTTTCTGTGCATAATATGACTAATAAGTAACTTGGTTTCAGGAATGAAAAGGCGAACCAGTTGAAGACATCTTACTATCATCTGTTGAGCCCTTTGACAAACTCAGCGGTTGGTGCGGAGTTAACTCACAACTTCTCAACCAAAGAGAACACAATCACTGTTGGGACACAGCATTCACTAGGTCCTCTGACCACAATTAAGGCAGGGGCAGATAATGCTGGGAAGATTCATGCTCTTATCCAGCATGAGTGGCATCCCAAGTGCGGATTCACAATATCCGGTGAAGTGGACACC is a window from the Daucus carota subsp. sativus chromosome 8, DH1 v3.0, whole genome shotgun sequence genome containing:
- the LOC108197955 gene encoding mitochondrial outer membrane protein porin of 34 kDa, with amino-acid sequence MGKGPGIYSDIGKKARDLLYKDYQSGLKLSIATHSINGSMLETITGDEAAPCLMMISYRIPDIRSTVKLGVQCLHDYAGFNTSVGLTADPIANFSGVIGNSVAALGTDVSIDTKTGNFLKYNAGLSLTDADLIASLAVNEKANQLKTSYYHLLSPLTNSAVGAELTHNFSTKENTITVGTQHSLGPLTTIKAGADNAGKIHALIQHEWHPKCGFTISGEVDTKAVDKTVKIGLAVALKL